A genome region from Maridesulfovibrio salexigens DSM 2638 includes the following:
- a CDS encoding TraK family protein, producing MALKGTSRSLFCALLLCVTDKQIKIQNQGLTNYITTVGESSFYANHWGCPTPVPPFSNKAIFPINAMMPITALFSRALRHIQDTVYPLSINITKSGCMTSKIKPSQRGKGRVEYLGLVKEIEQNLLAGHTRKAVHDHLTSDGRMTISYQRFCHYVALYSPHCSPASMTNTQAPAITGTPAVRTVSAPLVPLNGGGPHAGHPENDLAFIHEKNVTDEKLDELIGK from the coding sequence ATGGCTTTAAAAGGGACCTCGCGGTCCCTTTTTTGTGCCCTTCTACTTTGTGTCACCGACAAGCAAATAAAGATTCAAAATCAAGGACTTACAAACTACATCACAACAGTTGGTGAGTCCTCTTTTTATGCAAATCACTGGGGTTGTCCCACTCCTGTCCCACCTTTCTCTAATAAAGCAATCTTTCCAATAAATGCGATGATGCCTATCACCGCACTCTTTTCCCGTGCCCTGAGACACATTCAGGACACAGTCTACCCACTTTCCATCAATATAACAAAGAGCGGCTGCATGACCTCTAAGATCAAACCTTCCCAGCGAGGCAAAGGACGAGTTGAGTATCTCGGCCTTGTTAAGGAAATCGAACAGAACCTCCTTGCAGGACATACCCGCAAAGCTGTTCATGACCACCTCACCAGTGATGGCAGGATGACCATAAGCTACCAGCGTTTCTGCCATTACGTAGCTCTCTACAGCCCGCATTGTTCGCCTGCATCTATGACAAACACCCAAGCCCCGGCCATAACAGGCACTCCTGCTGTAAGGACCGTCTCCGCTCCCCTTGTACCCCTGAATGGAGGCGGTCCTCATGCAGGGCATCCTGAAAACGATTTAGCATTTATCCACGAAAAGAACGTTACCGACGAAAAGCTCGATGAGCTCATCGGTAAATAA
- a CDS encoding RidA family protein, whose amino-acid sequence MIVTTVNTENAPAAIGPYSQATIYNSQAFVSGQLGLVPETGEFISDDVQEQTRQALENLKFILEACRSSLTKVISVDVFLTDMNDFAKVNEVYSEYFASHKPARAAIEVSGLPKGGLVEIKCIAAI is encoded by the coding sequence ATGATCGTTACTACTGTAAATACCGAAAATGCTCCCGCAGCAATCGGCCCGTACTCGCAGGCCACAATCTATAACTCACAGGCTTTTGTAAGCGGTCAGCTTGGTCTTGTACCGGAAACCGGAGAATTTATCTCTGATGACGTACAGGAGCAGACAAGGCAGGCACTTGAAAATCTCAAATTCATCCTCGAAGCCTGCAGAAGCTCCCTGACCAAGGTCATCAGCGTGGATGTTTTCCTGACCGATATGAACGACTTTGCAAAAGTGAACGAAGTCTATTCCGAATACTTCGCCAGCCACAAACCTGCACGAGCGGCCATCGAAGTAAGCGGCCTCCCCAAAGGCGGACTTGTGGAAATCAAGTGCATTGCAGCTATCTAG
- a CDS encoding STAS domain-containing protein, with amino-acid sequence MELSFKQIDEITVVRIESPELNHVVSHDFQRQIQPIFEEKQFNVALDMDSVDFMDSMGIGTLITLRNKLMKEKGNIAMFNISDRVKKIIDIAALHKVFDLFETEEDAVNGLKDKMLA; translated from the coding sequence ATGGAACTTAGTTTTAAACAAATAGATGAAATCACCGTTGTAAGAATTGAATCTCCTGAACTGAACCACGTAGTAAGCCATGATTTTCAGCGTCAGATTCAACCCATTTTCGAAGAGAAACAGTTTAATGTAGCACTCGATATGGACAGTGTTGATTTCATGGACAGCATGGGCATCGGAACCCTGATCACACTGCGGAATAAACTGATGAAAGAAAAAGGCAATATTGCCATGTTCAACATCAGCGACAGGGTTAAAAAAATTATCGACATTGCAGCCCTGCACAAAGTTTTTGATCTTTTTGAAACAGAAGAAGATGCTGTTAACGGCCTGAAAGACAAAATGCTGGCCTAA
- a CDS encoding histidine kinase dimerization/phosphoacceptor domain -containing protein has translation MNDMPKILTIDDDESVRLSIAHYLEDSGYEVLQASNGHEGLKIFHEQKPDVVLLDLRMPEMDGLSVLKQLGQEAPQTPVIVVSGTGSFEDVIATVRLGSWDYIPKPITDLTDLENAILRTRERARLLVENERYKEELECKIRERTEELQLMNKVLSEEITARKKSEGLVRASLAEKEVMLKEIHHRVKNNLQVISSLLSLQSGYTDDKEASNLLRECQHRVRSMSMLHEKLYRSEDLSRIDMNEYALTLINFLLRSYSVDGKVNPTYNINDIHMGIDSAIPCGLIINELVSNALTHAYEMNSGGELKVSMHRDNEQIKLEVSDNGVGLPENFSISGSRTLGMTLVETLAQQLNGEVHFFNDNGATFQISFPG, from the coding sequence ATGAATGACATGCCTAAAATTCTGACAATTGATGACGATGAGAGCGTCCGCCTTTCCATTGCACACTATCTTGAAGATAGCGGATATGAAGTTCTCCAGGCCAGCAACGGCCATGAAGGATTGAAAATATTTCATGAACAGAAGCCTGATGTAGTGCTGCTTGACTTGAGAATGCCGGAAATGGACGGTCTTTCAGTTCTCAAGCAGCTTGGTCAGGAAGCACCTCAAACTCCGGTAATAGTCGTATCCGGAACAGGATCATTTGAGGATGTCATTGCTACGGTGAGACTTGGTTCATGGGACTATATTCCAAAACCGATCACAGATCTTACTGATCTTGAAAATGCAATTCTGCGAACCCGCGAAAGAGCAAGACTTCTCGTTGAGAACGAGCGCTACAAGGAAGAGCTCGAATGCAAAATCCGCGAAAGGACCGAAGAACTGCAATTAATGAACAAAGTTCTTTCAGAAGAAATTACCGCACGTAAAAAATCTGAAGGGCTAGTCCGGGCATCTTTGGCGGAAAAAGAGGTCATGCTTAAAGAAATCCATCATCGGGTAAAGAATAACCTTCAAGTAATCTCAAGTCTGTTAAGCCTGCAAAGCGGCTATACTGATGACAAGGAAGCAAGCAACTTGCTGCGAGAATGCCAGCATCGAGTCAGATCCATGTCCATGCTGCACGAAAAGCTGTACCGTTCAGAAGACCTTTCCCGCATTGATATGAACGAATACGCCCTGACCCTGATCAACTTTTTACTTCGTTCTTATTCTGTTGATGGGAAAGTGAACCCTACCTATAATATTAATGACATCCATATGGGTATTGACTCAGCTATCCCGTGCGGTCTGATCATCAATGAACTGGTTTCAAATGCCTTAACACATGCCTATGAAATGAACTCAGGAGGTGAACTGAAAGTCTCCATGCATAGAGATAACGAACAAATCAAATTGGAAGTCTCAGACAATGGAGTCGGATTACCTGAAAATTTCTCCATCAGCGGTTCAAGAACATTGGGTATGACCCTTGTGGAAACGCTTGCGCAACAATTAAATGGAGAAGTTCATTTTTTCAATGATAATGGAGCAACCTTTCAAATCAGTTTTCCGGGATAA
- a CDS encoding PilZ domain-containing protein, with amino-acid sequence MRILLVAAPGDNRGVYIQALKSFDLDCDVAESLNEITLKHNKVKYNGFLIDIPTLLRSSAADKADANLLSDNFPVMRLSYKAADGIRCIPTGKFSGHGTSLDEFFQESCRNFTARSLRGTKRANKVLNALLNRDINSSKSQMEKSVALNFSAEGCFLFSVTRWRKGDTLWVAFMELDDKTPIKSEVLWSVPWGVKSQMPGIGLRFLSLSEEQADQLDELIQAKKV; translated from the coding sequence ATGAGAATCTTGCTCGTTGCAGCTCCCGGAGATAATCGGGGGGTATATATTCAGGCTTTAAAGAGCTTTGATCTGGATTGCGACGTTGCCGAGTCCCTTAACGAGATTACTCTTAAGCATAATAAGGTTAAGTACAACGGCTTTTTGATTGATATTCCTACCTTGCTCCGCTCCAGTGCTGCGGACAAGGCGGACGCGAACCTTTTGAGTGATAATTTTCCGGTCATGAGACTGAGCTATAAAGCGGCTGACGGTATACGGTGTATTCCTACAGGTAAGTTTTCCGGGCATGGCACTTCCTTAGATGAGTTTTTTCAGGAAAGCTGCAGGAACTTTACAGCGCGGTCTTTACGTGGCACCAAAAGGGCTAACAAGGTTTTGAATGCTTTGTTGAACAGGGACATTAATTCTTCTAAAAGCCAGATGGAAAAAAGCGTAGCCTTGAATTTTTCAGCAGAAGGTTGTTTTTTATTTTCTGTTACAAGGTGGAGGAAGGGCGATACTCTCTGGGTGGCATTTATGGAGTTGGATGACAAAACTCCAATTAAGTCGGAAGTCTTGTGGTCTGTGCCTTGGGGAGTGAAATCGCAGATGCCCGGTATTGGACTGAGATTTTTGTCTCTTTCTGAGGAACAGGCGGACCAACTTGACGAATTAATACAGGCTAAGAAGGTGTGA
- a CDS encoding amino acid ABC transporter ATP-binding protein — protein MIEVKNIYKTFYVPHEVQALSNVSHTVDKGQVVVVIGPSGSGKSTFLRCLNRLEYADSGHIFIDGIDILSPKTNINKIREEVGMVFQSFNLFPHKTVLENLTIAQTVVRKRTKKEAGEVAMELLKKVGIHDKAGVYPTQLSGGQQQRVAIARSLAMEPKVLLFDEPTSALDPEMVGEVLDVMKTVAKEGMTMVVVTHEMGFAREVADEVVFMDQGMLIEKGSPEHFFTNPESDRTKAFLSQIL, from the coding sequence ATGATTGAAGTTAAAAATATATACAAAACTTTCTATGTTCCCCATGAAGTGCAGGCCCTTTCCAATGTTTCACATACTGTGGACAAAGGACAGGTCGTAGTTGTTATCGGCCCTTCCGGCTCCGGTAAATCCACCTTCCTACGTTGCCTGAACAGACTTGAATACGCTGATTCCGGTCACATCTTCATTGACGGAATTGATATTCTCTCTCCCAAGACAAATATTAACAAAATCCGCGAAGAAGTGGGGATGGTCTTCCAGTCCTTCAACCTTTTCCCGCACAAGACCGTGTTGGAAAACCTGACCATCGCCCAGACTGTAGTCCGCAAAAGGACAAAAAAGGAAGCCGGCGAAGTGGCTATGGAACTGCTCAAGAAAGTAGGAATCCATGATAAGGCCGGGGTATACCCCACCCAGCTTTCCGGCGGACAGCAGCAACGCGTTGCCATCGCCCGTTCACTGGCTATGGAGCCTAAGGTTCTGCTCTTTGATGAACCGACCTCAGCTCTTGACCCGGAAATGGTAGGTGAAGTTCTGGATGTAATGAAGACCGTTGCGAAGGAAGGTATGACCATGGTCGTGGTTACCCACGAAATGGGTTTTGCCCGCGAAGTTGCTGACGAAGTCGTCTTCATGGATCAGGGGATGCTCATTGAAAAAGGCAGTCCTGAACACTTCTTCACTAATCCCGAATCCGACAGGACCAAGGCTTTCCTCAGTCAAATCCTGTAG
- a CDS encoding amino acid ABC transporter permease (The N-terminal region of this protein, as described by TIGR01726, is a three transmembrane segment that identifies a subfamily of ABC transporter permease subunits, which specificities that include histidine, arginine, glutamine, glutamate, L-cystine (sic), the opines (in Agrobacterium) octopine and nopaline, etc.), which produces MSGTSLRAPGKGRNYELFWKTVFFIGLFTTMFGLYWATQQVDYVWRWERIPNYFYYQDEININSDIEGSITSIKEQGNNAIVTVTGENHESEQYEIPASGIRVYEDDTVFVGDTIGVLKEWKPGVILDGLFVTLKVSAIAIVFAIILGLFTGLARISQNPALKLSAITYIELIRGTPLLVQMFIWYFVLGTLVNNMLAKYDISQIPPLWFGIASLAIFAGAYVAEIVRAGIQSVHRGQMEAARSLGMSKYYAMKHIILPQAFRRILPPLAGQFISMIKDSSLLGVIAIRELTKGTREAVSTSLQPFELWFLCALLYLVLTFAFSMFVQYLEKKMVQR; this is translated from the coding sequence ATGAGTGGAACATCATTGAGAGCTCCCGGCAAAGGCCGGAACTACGAACTTTTCTGGAAGACTGTATTTTTCATCGGCCTGTTTACCACCATGTTCGGCCTTTACTGGGCAACACAGCAGGTAGATTATGTCTGGCGTTGGGAGCGTATTCCGAACTACTTCTATTATCAGGATGAAATCAATATCAATTCAGATATCGAAGGCAGCATTACCTCTATTAAAGAACAGGGTAATAACGCCATCGTTACTGTAACCGGGGAAAACCACGAATCCGAACAGTATGAAATACCAGCTTCCGGAATACGTGTTTACGAAGACGATACTGTTTTTGTCGGAGACACTATCGGAGTCCTGAAAGAATGGAAACCCGGTGTCATCCTTGACGGTTTATTTGTCACCCTCAAGGTCAGTGCCATAGCCATTGTCTTCGCGATTATACTCGGCCTTTTCACAGGATTGGCCCGTATTTCCCAGAACCCAGCGTTGAAGCTTTCCGCAATTACGTACATTGAACTTATCCGCGGTACCCCCCTGCTGGTACAGATGTTCATCTGGTATTTCGTACTGGGAACTCTCGTCAACAACATGCTTGCGAAATACGATATCTCTCAGATCCCACCGCTCTGGTTCGGTATCGCATCACTGGCTATTTTCGCTGGTGCTTATGTTGCTGAGATTGTTCGTGCAGGTATTCAGTCCGTTCACCGTGGACAGATGGAAGCAGCCCGTTCACTGGGTATGTCAAAATACTATGCCATGAAACATATTATCCTGCCTCAAGCTTTCAGGAGAATCCTCCCCCCGCTGGCAGGACAATTCATCAGTATGATCAAAGACTCCTCGCTGCTTGGAGTTATCGCAATCAGAGAACTTACCAAGGGAACAAGGGAAGCGGTTTCCACAAGCCTGCAGCCGTTTGAGCTGTGGTTCCTTTGTGCGCTGCTCTACCTCGTACTTACTTTTGCTTTCTCCATGTTTGTACAATACCTTGAGAAGAAAATGGTGCAGAGATAA
- a CDS encoding transporter substrate-binding domain-containing protein yields MKRICMMLIMVLALGFAATANAADIDLAKKSTLNSILKSGELRCGIASGYIPFQMTDKKGRIVGFEIDLAREMAKAMGVKFVPVNMEFDGIIPALLTNKIDIITAGMTVNQERNLQINFAEPFMVVGQTVLLNKKLEGKIKSYKDLNKPEYTIVSKLGTTGEQAAKRFIPKAKYKSFDLETDAALEVLNGKADAMIYDLPFNAIFMAEQGEGKLVFLDEPFTYEPLGWGISKGDPDFLNFLGNFLHQIKNDGRYEKLYNKWFESTAWRKNM; encoded by the coding sequence ATGAAAAGAATTTGCATGATGCTGATCATGGTGCTGGCGCTCGGCTTTGCAGCCACTGCCAATGCAGCTGACATCGATCTGGCCAAGAAATCAACCCTCAACTCCATTCTGAAAAGCGGTGAACTGCGCTGCGGTATCGCCTCCGGATACATCCCCTTTCAGATGACTGACAAAAAAGGCCGCATCGTCGGTTTCGAAATCGACCTCGCACGCGAAATGGCTAAAGCAATGGGTGTAAAATTTGTTCCGGTCAACATGGAATTCGACGGCATCATCCCCGCTCTTCTTACTAACAAAATTGACATCATCACCGCCGGTATGACCGTCAACCAGGAGCGCAACCTGCAGATCAACTTTGCTGAACCTTTCATGGTTGTAGGTCAGACTGTTCTGCTTAACAAAAAACTTGAAGGCAAAATCAAGTCCTACAAAGACCTGAACAAGCCTGAGTACACTATTGTTTCCAAGCTCGGCACCACTGGCGAACAGGCTGCTAAACGCTTTATCCCTAAAGCAAAGTACAAGTCTTTCGACCTTGAAACCGACGCAGCTCTTGAAGTCCTCAACGGCAAAGCCGATGCTATGATTTACGACCTGCCCTTCAACGCTATCTTCATGGCTGAACAGGGTGAAGGCAAGCTCGTATTCCTCGACGAGCCTTTTACTTACGAGCCTCTGGGCTGGGGTATCAGCAAAGGTGACCCCGATTTCCTGAACTTCCTCGGAAACTTCCTGCACCAGATCAAGAACGATGGACGTTACGAAAAACTTTACAACAAGTGGTTCGAAAGCACCGCATGGCGTAAAAACATGTAG
- a CDS encoding basic amino acid ABC transporter substrate-binding protein, whose translation MKRIIVALLLTILAATPALAGKKVINIASDCTWPPMEFVNKDKQIVGFSVDLMKACAKAAGYEVTIKNVAWDGIFAGLAAGKYDAICSSVSINEKRKKVMDFAEPYFEVQQSVVTAKDSTAKTLADFKGMNVGAQIGTTGYFAIKGAEGVVPKSYDEIGLAMEDLYNGRLAAVVCDDPIAADFALQQEEYSKKLKIAFIVKSDKAEYLGVAVKKGNTEVLDLINKGLAAVRADGTYDKIKAKWFGSN comes from the coding sequence ATGAAGAGGATTATAGTTGCTCTGTTGTTGACTATTCTTGCTGCGACACCTGCTCTTGCCGGAAAAAAGGTGATTAACATTGCATCCGACTGCACATGGCCCCCCATGGAGTTTGTCAATAAAGATAAGCAGATCGTTGGTTTTTCTGTCGATTTGATGAAAGCTTGTGCCAAGGCTGCTGGATACGAAGTGACAATTAAAAACGTAGCTTGGGATGGTATTTTTGCCGGTCTTGCCGCTGGAAAATACGATGCAATCTGCTCTTCCGTATCCATTAACGAAAAACGTAAAAAGGTAATGGACTTTGCTGAGCCATACTTTGAAGTACAGCAGTCTGTTGTTACCGCTAAAGATTCCACAGCTAAAACTCTTGCTGATTTCAAAGGAATGAATGTCGGTGCTCAGATCGGTACTACCGGATATTTTGCTATTAAAGGCGCTGAAGGCGTAGTCCCCAAATCTTACGATGAAATCGGCCTCGCAATGGAAGACCTTTACAATGGCCGTCTTGCAGCGGTTGTTTGTGATGACCCCATCGCTGCTGACTTTGCACTGCAGCAGGAAGAGTACTCCAAGAAGCTCAAAATCGCTTTCATCGTAAAAAGTGATAAAGCTGAGTACCTCGGCGTAGCTGTTAAAAAAGGAAATACCGAAGTTCTGGACCTGATCAATAAAGGTCTTGCTGCTGTAAGAGCAGATGGCACTTACGATAAAATAAAAGCCAAATGGTTTGGCAGCAACTAA
- a CDS encoding amino acid ABC transporter permease: MKEKQVKIEVTDGASIPDSSDKGLLNAWWVSFIGAVGIIAYLIITKPDPYRDILLFIPDGIVVTFEVTICSIFGALIIGLFTGLGRISSNKFINLVASTYVEVVRGIPLLVQLFYIYYAMGRVLQVPDMLSAIIAMSVCYGAYMGEVFRAGIESIDDGQTEAARSLGFNKKETMFLVILPQAWRTILPPVGNEFIALLKDSSLVSILAVADILRRGREFAAESFQYFETYTMIALVYLLITLILSRAVSHMEERLNHYDR, translated from the coding sequence ATGAAAGAAAAACAAGTTAAGATTGAGGTTACGGACGGGGCCAGCATTCCTGACAGTAGTGACAAAGGTCTATTGAATGCTTGGTGGGTTTCCTTTATCGGTGCAGTTGGGATCATTGCTTATTTGATTATTACCAAGCCTGATCCTTATAGGGATATTCTGCTTTTTATCCCCGATGGAATTGTAGTTACTTTTGAGGTTACTATCTGTTCTATCTTCGGGGCGTTGATCATCGGCCTTTTCACCGGGCTGGGACGAATTTCAAGTAATAAGTTTATTAATCTTGTGGCTTCAACATATGTTGAAGTTGTCAGGGGTATTCCGCTTTTAGTTCAGCTCTTCTACATCTATTATGCTATGGGCCGTGTTCTGCAAGTACCGGATATGCTTTCGGCTATCATCGCCATGAGTGTTTGTTACGGTGCATATATGGGTGAAGTTTTCCGCGCCGGGATCGAATCCATTGATGACGGTCAGACTGAGGCTGCAAGGTCTCTTGGGTTCAACAAAAAAGAAACAATGTTTCTGGTTATCCTGCCGCAGGCGTGGCGTACTATTCTGCCTCCTGTCGGTAACGAGTTCATTGCTCTCTTGAAGGATTCTTCCCTCGTCTCTATTTTGGCTGTTGCTGATATCCTCAGGCGCGGACGTGAATTCGCTGCTGAGAGTTTTCAGTATTTTGAAACCTACACAATGATCGCGCTTGTTTATTTGTTAATTACTTTGATTCTTTCAAGAGCGGTGAGCCATATGGAAGAGAGGTTGAATCATTATGACCGCTAA
- a CDS encoding amino acid ABC transporter ATP-binding protein translates to MTANPIIEIKNVYKFFGDLAALSDVSLDIKQGEKVVIIGPSGSGKSTLLRSINRLEEINKGSIVVDGLDVHDKENDINSIRQELGMVFQSFNLFPHKTVLENLTMAPIRLKGMEQEEAKAIAVDLLKKVGIREKANVYPSKLSGGQQQRVAIARALAMNPKIMLFDEPTSALDPEMIGEVLDVMKNLAREGMTMVVVTHEMGFAREVADRIVFMEDGRIIACAPPEEFFNNADHPRLKQFLDQIL, encoded by the coding sequence ATGACCGCTAATCCCATTATTGAAATTAAGAATGTATACAAATTCTTCGGTGATCTGGCTGCTCTCAGTGATGTTTCACTTGATATCAAGCAGGGTGAAAAGGTAGTTATTATCGGACCTTCCGGTTCCGGTAAGAGTACCTTGCTGCGCTCCATCAATCGTCTCGAGGAAATCAATAAAGGTTCTATTGTCGTTGACGGTCTGGATGTTCATGACAAGGAAAATGACATTAATAGCATTCGCCAGGAATTGGGGATGGTTTTTCAGTCTTTTAACCTTTTTCCGCATAAGACTGTTCTGGAAAACCTTACCATGGCTCCGATCCGTCTCAAAGGTATGGAACAGGAAGAGGCTAAAGCCATTGCGGTTGATCTGCTTAAGAAAGTAGGCATCCGCGAAAAGGCTAATGTCTATCCTTCCAAGCTTTCCGGTGGGCAGCAGCAGCGTGTGGCAATTGCCCGTGCGTTGGCCATGAATCCCAAGATTATGCTTTTTGATGAACCTACTTCCGCTTTGGACCCTGAGATGATCGGGGAGGTTCTGGATGTAATGAAGAATCTGGCTCGTGAAGGTATGACTATGGTTGTTGTAACTCATGAGATGGGTTTTGCCCGTGAAGTTGCGGACAGGATCGTTTTCATGGAGGACGGCAGAATCATTGCTTGCGCGCCTCCTGAAGAGTTTTTCAACAATGCAGATCATCCGCGTTTGAAGCAGTTTCTGGATCAGATTCTGTAA
- a CDS encoding hybrid sensor histidine kinase/response regulator, whose product MAGKRILVVDDEKIVNLDIQATLKRLGYIIAGDAVTGDEAIEKAGATRPDLVLMDIKLQGEMDGIEAANIIIKTYDIPVVFLTAFSDEKTLSRAKLSGPFGYLLKPFEERELRSSIEIALYKHGMEQEYRQAVADAEAANEAKSSFLATISHELRTPMNGILGLSEILLSSGLASEQKEYVELIKGSASSLLRVLNDMLDYSKIERRILELREGIFDIRQILSLVMNSHGPNAINKGLNIECFLHPEISGELQGDSGRLTQILNNIVSNAIKYTDKGGITIEVMPDDCMDDPYPAGSLRLLFVVSDTGVGISRGKADSIFESFTQLEDYMTRKHGGIGLGLAITHNLVNMLQGAIWLETKPSQGSSFYFTAVFKPVTDSLDSKHPRSIYECMDFSSFKRILLADDNIITRRVVSAFLEDSNCELEMVENGQEAISLLATKSFDLVIMDIQMPVMDGLEATRLIRTGYIDNVEPQVPVLALTAHAMKGDRERCLEVGMNGYLSKPFNSSELMQAMLSVVKGEGGADPVRVEQDTDFGNGPNLDLKGTIRRLDGNDKLVREIYRHFLKLVPDHLAKVDEAIANTDLEVLKSEVVFLRGLSLDVGAHKLSSLTSEIEKYLQHGNLEIVEGLVSRMKKEADNTFEVMSDYILKST is encoded by the coding sequence ATGGCAGGTAAGCGGATTCTGGTTGTTGATGATGAAAAGATTGTTAACCTTGATATTCAGGCTACTTTAAAACGCTTAGGTTATATTATCGCCGGCGATGCCGTAACAGGTGATGAGGCAATTGAAAAAGCCGGTGCGACCCGTCCTGATTTGGTTTTGATGGATATTAAGCTTCAGGGTGAAATGGATGGAATTGAAGCTGCTAATATTATTATCAAAACATATGATATTCCCGTTGTTTTTCTTACAGCTTTTTCCGATGAAAAGACTCTTAGCAGGGCTAAACTTTCCGGTCCGTTCGGATATCTGCTGAAACCATTTGAAGAACGTGAGTTGCGTTCGTCCATTGAGATTGCCCTATATAAACATGGTATGGAGCAGGAATACCGTCAGGCTGTTGCTGATGCAGAAGCAGCAAACGAGGCTAAAAGTTCCTTTCTTGCCACGATCAGTCATGAGCTGCGCACGCCCATGAATGGAATTCTGGGGTTGAGTGAGATTTTGCTTAGTAGCGGCCTCGCTTCAGAGCAGAAAGAGTATGTTGAATTGATAAAAGGTTCCGCTTCTTCATTGTTGCGGGTGCTCAATGATATGCTCGATTATTCCAAGATTGAGCGGCGCATACTTGAATTGCGCGAAGGCATTTTTGATATTCGCCAGATATTGTCGCTGGTTATGAACTCTCATGGTCCAAATGCTATTAATAAAGGTTTGAACATAGAGTGTTTTCTCCATCCTGAAATTTCCGGCGAATTACAGGGTGACTCCGGCAGGTTGACCCAGATTTTAAATAATATAGTCAGCAACGCAATCAAATATACCGATAAAGGCGGGATAACCATCGAGGTTATGCCTGATGATTGTATGGATGATCCATACCCCGCAGGCTCTCTCAGGTTGCTTTTTGTTGTTTCCGATACGGGAGTAGGAATTTCGCGGGGCAAAGCGGACTCAATTTTTGAAAGTTTTACTCAGCTTGAAGATTATATGACCCGTAAACATGGCGGCATAGGGCTTGGACTTGCGATTACCCATAATCTTGTCAACATGTTGCAAGGGGCTATCTGGCTTGAAACAAAACCATCTCAGGGCAGTAGCTTCTATTTTACCGCAGTGTTCAAGCCTGTGACTGATAGTTTGGACAGCAAGCATCCCAGATCTATTTATGAATGTATGGACTTCAGTAGCTTCAAGCGTATTTTGCTGGCTGATGATAATATTATTACCCGGAGGGTTGTCTCTGCCTTTCTTGAGGATTCCAATTGTGAATTGGAGATGGTTGAGAACGGTCAGGAAGCAATCAGTCTTTTAGCGACAAAGTCTTTTGATTTAGTCATTATGGATATTCAGATGCCGGTTATGGATGGTTTGGAAGCTACACGGCTTATTCGCACCGGCTATATAGATAATGTTGAGCCTCAAGTTCCTGTTCTTGCGCTTACTGCCCACGCCATGAAAGGAGACCGGGAACGGTGTCTCGAAGTCGGCATGAATGGTTATCTATCGAAGCCTTTTAATTCCAGTGAGTTGATGCAGGCAATGCTTTCTGTTGTAAAAGGGGAGGGCGGCGCTGATCCGGTTCGGGTAGAGCAGGATACAGATTTTGGAAATGGACCCAACCTTGATTTAAAGGGTACAATAAGACGTCTGGACGGTAATGATAAGCTTGTCAGGGAAATCTATCGCCATTTCTTAAAGCTTGTCCCTGACCATCTTGCTAAGGTTGATGAAGCTATTGCAAATACTGATCTGGAAGTTTTGAAATCAGAAGTAGTCTTTTTGCGCGGTTTGTCACTTGATGTCGGAGCTCACAAGCTTTCCTCTTTAACAAGTGAGATTGAAAAATATCTTCAGCACGGAAATTTAGAGATTGTGGAAGGTTTGGTTTCCCGTATGAAGAAAGAGGCGGACAATACTTTTGAGGTAATGTCTGATTATATTTTAAAATCGACCTGA